Genomic DNA from Manihot esculenta cultivar AM560-2 chromosome 15, M.esculenta_v8, whole genome shotgun sequence:
TGATCCTCATTCTGCGTAACAGGCTGAAATATGCTCTCACATATCGTGAAGTTATTGCAATTTTGATGCAGAGACATGTGCTTGTTGATGGGAAGGTTAGGACAGATAAGACTTACCCTTCGGGTTTCATGGGTATGTCACTTCActatatttatttgtttgtttatttagtTTACCCTTGAGATTAGATCTTTATACATGAggaattgtttttatttttcattatgtaACTGGGCCTTGGGGATATCTGGGTAGAGGCAATTAATAATTTCAGCTGCTAAAGCGTTTGGCCAGAGATGGTTGCTTTGGGAAATATTACATCTATTGGCACTGTCCAATGATTATGAAATTTGAGATCAGCAATATAGACTTCTTGTTAGGAGGTGGTCATTATATGTGATTGACATTGAGGACACCATATTAATGTGAAGTCTTCTTTATGTATTTTTATCCTTTGAACTATGTAATATTCATTTGCATCATATGCTGTGTTTTGTTCTCTATAAACAGATGTTGTGTCAATTCCCAAGACAAATGAGAACTTCCGCCTCCTTTATGACACTAAAGGACGCTTCCGTCTGCACTCTATCAGAGATGATGAGGCTAAGGTTTTTCTGTTCTTGTGCTTATTTCTTATGTGTGAAACATTTTGTATTCAGTTAATTTTGCGctcttatttttttcatttgagAATGGTATGAATTATACATGTGGTTTTTTTCATGTTTGCTTTATAGCTTTGACGACTTCTTGATGCCATTATTTGTTAATGGTTTGCAGTTCAAGCTTTGCAAGGTTCGATCAGTTCAATTTGGCCAAAAGGGTATCCCTTACATAAATACCTATGACGGCCGCACCATCCGCTACCCAGATCCACTCATCAAGGCTAATGACACGATCAAGCTAGACCTTGATAGTAACAAGATTGCAGACTTCATCAAGTTTGATGTGGGAAATATTGTCATGGTCACTGGAGGAAGGAACAGGGGGCGAGTTGGAATTATAAAGAATAGGGAGAAGCACAAGGGGAGTTTCGAGACAATTCACATTCAAGATGCCACTGGCCATGAGTTTGCCACTCGCTTGGGCAATGTGTTCACTATTGGAAAGGGAAACAAACCATGGGTGTCTCTGCCCAAGGGCAAAGGTATCAAGTTGTCTATTATTGAGGAGGCTAGGAAGAGGCTCGCTGCAGCCCCAACTGTTGCGTAAAGATGTCTCGAATTATTGTCTTGGGTGTTCTATCAGGATGAGGGAAACTGTTAATTGCCTTTCATTTGGTGCACAAGAAATTTTTATGGGGACAATTTTGAACTATATTTGTCTCCATAATTTTTTACTGTATTTGTATTTCAA
This window encodes:
- the LOC110601286 gene encoding 40S ribosomal protein S4-1, with product MARGLKKHLKRLNAPKHWMLDKLGGAFAPKPSSGPHKSRECLPLILILRNRLKYALTYREVIAILMQRHVLVDGKVRTDKTYPSGFMDVVSIPKTNENFRLLYDTKGRFRLHSIRDDEAKFKLCKVRSVQFGQKGIPYINTYDGRTIRYPDPLIKANDTIKLDLDSNKIADFIKFDVGNIVMVTGGRNRGRVGIIKNREKHKGSFETIHIQDATGHEFATRLGNVFTIGKGNKPWVSLPKGKGIKLSIIEEARKRLAAAPTVA